Proteins encoded within one genomic window of Sphingomonas sp. NBWT7:
- a CDS encoding aldo/keto reductase, translating into MKYRELGDGLVVSAIGIGCMPMASKEGGRINYGTADDAESIATIHRAIDLGVTFFDTAEIYGPLFNEELLGRAIKDKRDGLVIATKFGFIGPDGSFGVNSQPANIRRACEGSLQRLGIDAIDLYYQHRVDPDVPIEDVVGTLAELKAEGKIKHIGLSEAGAGTIRRAAAVAPIAALQSEYSLWERDVEEEILPVCRELGIGFVPYSPLGRGFLTGSITSRDQLAEGDYRLNDPRYADGNFEANMAAVEVVKEIADAHGVSAAQIALAWLLAQDAHVVPIPGSKRRATTEDSAKAPEVTLTDADLKALDQAAPRDGTAGPRYQGAMMKMVRL; encoded by the coding sequence ATGAAATACCGCGAACTGGGCGACGGGCTGGTAGTGTCGGCGATCGGCATCGGCTGCATGCCGATGGCGAGCAAGGAGGGCGGCCGGATCAACTACGGCACCGCCGATGACGCCGAGAGTATCGCGACGATCCACCGTGCAATCGATCTGGGCGTCACTTTTTTCGATACCGCCGAGATCTATGGCCCGCTGTTCAACGAGGAGCTTCTTGGCCGCGCGATCAAGGACAAGCGCGACGGGCTGGTGATCGCCACCAAGTTCGGCTTCATCGGACCCGACGGCAGCTTCGGGGTCAATTCGCAGCCGGCGAACATCCGCCGCGCGTGCGAGGGATCGCTGCAGCGGCTGGGGATCGACGCGATCGATCTCTACTATCAGCACCGCGTCGACCCCGACGTACCGATCGAGGACGTCGTCGGCACGCTCGCCGAGCTGAAAGCCGAAGGGAAGATCAAGCATATCGGCCTGTCCGAGGCGGGGGCGGGGACGATCCGCCGCGCCGCCGCGGTGGCGCCGATCGCGGCGCTGCAGAGCGAATATTCGCTGTGGGAGCGCGACGTGGAGGAGGAGATCCTGCCCGTGTGCCGCGAACTCGGTATCGGTTTCGTCCCCTACAGTCCACTCGGCCGCGGCTTCCTGACCGGGTCGATCACGTCGCGCGACCAGCTGGCGGAGGGCGACTATCGCCTCAACGACCCGCGCTACGCCGACGGGAATTTCGAAGCCAACATGGCGGCGGTCGAGGTGGTGAAGGAGATCGCCGACGCGCACGGCGTCAGCGCGGCGCAGATCGCGCTTGCCTGGCTGCTCGCGCAGGACGCGCATGTCGTGCCGATCCCGGGATCGAAGCGCCGCGCGACGACCGAGGATTCGGCCAAGGCGCCCGAGGTAACGCTGACCGACGCCGATCTCAAAGCGCTCGACCAGGCGGCGCCGCGCGACGGCACCGCCGGGCCGCGCTATCAAGGCGCGATGATGAAGATGGTCCGCCTCTGA
- a CDS encoding oxygenase MpaB family protein: MAIVLPDLRAELGGRIRALVGSGEIDLARPPGDDGLFGPASAAWRVHADFSAMMIGGVSALLLQMLHPRALAGVWDHSDFRRDRLGRLRRTAQFISVTTFGSTAAAERLIGKVRAIHDYVSGTLPDGTPYDANDPALLTWVHVAEVDSFLRAYVRYRDPGFPAAMQDRYLREVATIARRLGAIDVPETRRDVDAYYRAVRPQLRFDDRTRDVATALLAPGPDAVTNAALSLVAPAGIDLLPSWAAALHRRTPSAFGRPAIRLGARGMSNVLRWALKRA; encoded by the coding sequence GTGGCGATCGTGCTGCCCGATCTTCGCGCAGAGCTCGGCGGGCGCATCCGTGCGCTCGTCGGTTCGGGTGAGATCGACCTTGCCCGCCCGCCCGGCGACGACGGGCTGTTCGGACCGGCATCGGCGGCGTGGCGCGTCCACGCCGATTTCAGCGCGATGATGATCGGCGGCGTCTCCGCGCTGCTGCTCCAGATGCTGCATCCCCGCGCGCTTGCGGGCGTTTGGGACCATAGCGATTTCCGGCGTGATCGGCTCGGCCGGCTGCGCCGTACCGCGCAATTCATCAGTGTCACCACGTTCGGCAGCACCGCCGCCGCCGAACGCCTGATCGGCAAGGTTCGCGCGATCCACGATTACGTCTCGGGTACGTTGCCCGACGGCACCCCGTACGACGCGAACGATCCCGCCCTGCTCACATGGGTCCACGTCGCCGAGGTCGACAGCTTCCTGCGCGCCTATGTCCGCTATCGCGATCCCGGCTTCCCCGCCGCGATGCAGGACCGCTATCTTCGCGAGGTCGCGACGATCGCACGGCGCCTAGGCGCGATAGACGTCCCCGAAACGCGGCGCGACGTCGATGCTTATTATCGCGCCGTCCGGCCGCAATTGCGCTTCGACGATCGCACGCGAGACGTTGCGACCGCGCTGCTCGCGCCCGGACCCGACGCGGTGACGAACGCGGCGCTGTCGCTCGTCGCGCCGGCGGGGATCGACCTGCTCCCGTCGTGGGCCGCAGCGCTCCACCGACGCACGCCCTCGGCGTTCGGCCGGCCGGCGATCCGGCTCGGCGCGCGCGGCATGAGCAACGTCCTGCGCTGGGCGCTGAAACGCGCCTGA
- a CDS encoding MucR family transcriptional regulator encodes MTEDTMDTNAVELATELTIAWLSNPNTRASGDDVPGFLQKMHEAVTQLASGGEPASTEEPVGDYAPAVSVRKSLASKDHIISMIDGKPYKTLRRHLAGHGLSPADYRQRYGLKADYPMVAETYSEARRAMAKKIGLGRKPGMSRKGADAVVETTGTKRGRKPAPATAPAAAEEE; translated from the coding sequence ATGACTGAGGACACAATGGACACTAACGCCGTCGAACTCGCCACCGAACTTACCATCGCTTGGCTGTCAAATCCCAATACGCGTGCTTCGGGTGACGACGTGCCGGGTTTCCTGCAGAAGATGCATGAAGCCGTAACGCAGCTGGCAAGCGGCGGCGAACCGGCGAGCACCGAGGAGCCGGTGGGAGATTACGCGCCGGCAGTTTCGGTGCGTAAGTCACTTGCGTCAAAAGATCACATCATTTCGATGATCGACGGCAAGCCTTACAAGACGTTGCGCCGTCACCTTGCCGGGCACGGGCTGAGTCCCGCTGATTATCGCCAGCGCTACGGTTTGAAGGCGGATTATCCGATGGTCGCCGAAACCTATTCGGAAGCGCGCCGTGCAATGGCGAAGAAGATCGGTCTGGGCCGCAAGCCCGGCATGTCGCGCAAGGGCGCGGACGCCGTAGTGGAGACGACCGGCACCAAGCGCGGCCGCAAGCCGGCACCCGCCACAGCACCGGCGGCGGCCGAGGAGGAATAA
- a CDS encoding DMT family transporter yields the protein MKQADPSFRMPAGRAFIVAAAGIGLFSIMDAVMKGLVLAIGVYNAMLWRSIANVALGGVAWGIVGYRWPSRRALLLHVSRGLVTCAMALLFFWGLARVPMAQAIALSYIAPILALLLGAWWLKERITPRAILATGVACAGIATIFFGQSRAEHGPDALAGALAVLASAILYAGNLILTRLQSLAARPAETACVQSIVILILLGCAAPWLAVIPPVEALPALLLAACLAFASMMMLSWAYAHGEAGYLAMTEYTSFIYAAVLGYLVFGERVAPYTLAGAALIVAACVYAARRRDIAAQTLEPVA from the coding sequence ATGAAGCAAGCCGATCCATCGTTTCGCATGCCGGCCGGTCGCGCCTTTATCGTCGCGGCGGCCGGCATCGGATTGTTCTCCATCATGGATGCGGTGATGAAGGGGCTGGTGCTCGCGATCGGCGTGTACAACGCGATGTTGTGGCGATCGATCGCCAACGTCGCGCTGGGCGGTGTCGCATGGGGGATCGTCGGCTATCGGTGGCCGTCGCGTCGCGCGTTGCTGCTGCACGTCAGCCGCGGGCTCGTCACTTGCGCGATGGCACTGTTGTTCTTCTGGGGGCTGGCGCGCGTGCCGATGGCGCAGGCGATCGCGCTGTCGTACATCGCACCGATCCTCGCACTGCTGCTCGGCGCCTGGTGGCTGAAGGAACGGATCACGCCGCGCGCGATCCTAGCGACCGGGGTGGCCTGCGCGGGGATCGCGACGATCTTCTTCGGTCAGTCGCGCGCCGAGCACGGCCCCGACGCGCTTGCCGGCGCGCTGGCGGTGCTGGCGTCGGCGATCCTCTACGCCGGCAATCTGATCCTGACGCGGCTGCAATCGCTGGCAGCGCGGCCGGCGGAGACGGCGTGCGTCCAGTCGATCGTCATCCTGATCCTGCTGGGCTGCGCCGCGCCGTGGCTGGCAGTGATCCCGCCAGTCGAGGCGCTGCCCGCGCTGCTGCTGGCGGCGTGTCTCGCGTTCGCCTCGATGATGATGCTGTCCTGGGCCTATGCGCACGGCGAGGCGGGCTATCTGGCGATGACCGAGTACACGTCGTTCATCTATGCTGCGGTGCTCGGTTATCTGGTGTTCGGCGAGCGCGTCGCGCCCTATACGCTGGCCGGCGCGGCGCTGATCGTGGCGGCCTGTGTCTATGCGGCGCGGCGTCGTGATATCGCGGCGCAGACGCTGGAGCCCGTTGCATGA
- a CDS encoding GNAT family N-acetyltransferase — translation MSLSIRSAAADDVATILRFIRELAAYEREPDAVETTEPMLHAALFGATPAAEAIVAERDGAPIGFALFFHTYSTWTGRRGLWLEDLYVTPEARGSGAGGKLLSALAALALDRDCARLEWSVLDWNTPAIDFYRAKGALPQDEWTTQRVTGAALRALPERG, via the coding sequence ATGAGCCTGTCGATCCGATCCGCCGCCGCCGACGATGTGGCAACGATCCTGCGCTTCATCCGCGAGCTTGCCGCTTATGAACGCGAACCCGACGCGGTCGAGACGACCGAGCCGATGCTGCACGCCGCGCTGTTCGGCGCGACGCCGGCGGCGGAGGCGATCGTCGCCGAGCGGGACGGCGCGCCGATCGGCTTCGCGCTGTTCTTCCACACCTATTCGACCTGGACCGGGCGGCGTGGGCTGTGGCTGGAGGATCTGTACGTGACGCCAGAGGCGCGGGGATCGGGCGCGGGCGGCAAGCTGCTTTCGGCGCTCGCGGCGCTTGCGCTCGATCGCGACTGTGCACGCCTCGAATGGTCGGTGCTCGACTGGAACACGCCGGCGATCGATTTCTATCGCGCGAAGGGCGCACTGCCGCAGGACGAGTGGACGACGCAGCGGGTCACCGGCGCGGCGCTGCGCGCGCTGCCGGAGCGAGGCTGA
- a CDS encoding multidrug efflux SMR transporter produces the protein MAWAWLIVGGLFEVGFTTCLRHVDGFRHLGWTAGFLASVTLSMGLLEYASRSIAMGTAYAVWGGIGALGTVLVGIAFYGEPATPVRIALILGVVLCIAGLKLTAH, from the coding sequence ATGGCGTGGGCGTGGCTGATCGTGGGCGGACTGTTCGAGGTGGGGTTCACCACCTGCCTGCGGCACGTCGACGGCTTTCGTCACCTCGGCTGGACCGCGGGATTCCTCGCGTCGGTGACGCTGTCGATGGGGCTGCTCGAATATGCCTCGCGCTCGATCGCGATGGGCACCGCCTATGCCGTGTGGGGCGGGATCGGCGCACTCGGCACGGTGCTGGTCGGGATCGCCTTCTACGGCGAGCCGGCGACGCCGGTGCGGATCGCGCTGATCCTGGGTGTGGTGCTGTGCATCGCGGGGCTGAAGCTGACCGCGCACTGA
- the ppa gene encoding inorganic diphosphatase, with translation MRIDMIPTGDNPPHSLNVIIEVPTGGEPVKYEFDKASGALFVDRILHTPMRYPANYGFVPHTLSPDGDPLDALVVARSPFIPGCVVRARPIAVLNLEDEAGGDEKLVCVPVDQTFPYYSKVGEKEDMPEIVFEQIEHFFTHYKDLEKKKWVRIGKWGGAEEARQITLEAIERYNEAKKQGEEPHDHDVPGRG, from the coding sequence ATGCGGATCGACATGATACCGACGGGTGACAACCCGCCGCACAGCCTGAATGTGATCATCGAAGTGCCGACGGGCGGCGAGCCGGTGAAGTATGAATTCGACAAGGCGTCGGGCGCGCTGTTCGTCGATCGCATCCTGCACACGCCGATGCGCTATCCGGCGAACTACGGCTTCGTACCGCACACGCTGTCGCCCGACGGCGATCCGCTCGACGCGCTGGTCGTCGCACGCTCGCCGTTCATCCCGGGCTGCGTCGTGCGTGCGCGTCCGATCGCGGTGCTCAACCTGGAGGACGAGGCCGGCGGCGACGAGAAGCTCGTCTGCGTGCCGGTCGACCAGACCTTCCCCTATTATTCGAAGGTCGGCGAGAAGGAGGACATGCCCGAGATCGTGTTCGAGCAGATCGAGCATTTCTTCACCCACTATAAGGATCTCGAGAAGAAGAAGTGGGTGCGCATCGGCAAGTGGGGCGGCGCCGAAGAGGCGCGGCAGATCACGCTGGAGGCGATCGAGCGCTACAACGAAGCCAAGAAGCAGGGCGAAGAGCCGCACGATCACGACGTGCCCGGCCGCGGCTGA
- a CDS encoding M61 family metallopeptidase, with product MYRPLIAGLLLASAAALSAQVPSGNSAPQPLPFAATIPDPVDQPYPGTIRLAIDATDVTRGIFRVTETIPVAKPGPMVLLFPEWLPGNHGPRGQIEKLAGLVVTAGGRRIAWTRDPVDVYAFHLDVPAGTREIEASFQFLSATKGDQGRITMTPELLSLQPNSLSLYPAGWFTRQIPVSMTVKYPAGWTAAGAIPAKVAGSTYSYDRVNYETLVDSPIVAGRYARTWPLTQRVSLAVFAETPAELAATPAQIDAHKRLVDQAVKAFGSQHYDNYTFLLSISDNLGGIGLEHHRSSENGVTPGYFTKWDDGPGRRNLLPHEYSHSWNGKFRRGADSWTPDFRTPMRNSLLWVYEGQTQFWGYVLQARSGMVSKADTLDQLAATAALYNSQPARQWRDLLDTTNDPIISARRPKGWSSWQRSEDYYSEGMLVWLEVDSQLRALSSGRKSIDDFAKAFFGVRDGDWGDLTYTFDDLVTTLNAIQPYDWRTLLTQRLTENAKGAPLSGLERNGYRLIYTADAPPSFRHGEKTRKVADLTYSGGFVVGSGNEVTSVTWGSPAYDAGLTVGTTIVSVDGMAYSDDRLKGAITAAKDGKAPVQMWVKNGERYRQVALDWHGGLRYPRLEKIGTGEAGLDRLLAPR from the coding sequence ATGTATCGTCCCCTCATCGCGGGCCTGCTGCTCGCCTCCGCCGCCGCGCTTTCGGCCCAGGTGCCCAGTGGCAATTCGGCGCCCCAGCCGCTACCCTTCGCCGCCACGATCCCGGATCCCGTCGATCAGCCCTATCCCGGCACGATCCGCCTCGCGATCGACGCGACCGACGTGACGCGCGGCATCTTCCGCGTGACCGAGACAATCCCCGTGGCAAAGCCCGGCCCGATGGTGTTGCTGTTCCCCGAATGGCTGCCCGGCAACCATGGCCCGCGCGGCCAGATCGAGAAGCTCGCTGGCCTCGTCGTCACCGCCGGTGGGCGGCGGATCGCGTGGACGCGCGATCCGGTCGACGTCTACGCCTTCCACCTCGACGTGCCCGCCGGCACGCGCGAGATCGAGGCGAGCTTCCAGTTCCTGTCGGCGACCAAGGGCGATCAGGGCCGCATCACGATGACGCCCGAACTGCTCAGCCTCCAGCCCAACTCGCTCAGCCTCTATCCCGCCGGCTGGTTCACGCGGCAGATCCCGGTCAGCATGACGGTGAAATATCCCGCCGGCTGGACCGCGGCGGGCGCAATCCCCGCCAAGGTCGCGGGCAGCACCTACAGCTACGATCGTGTGAATTACGAAACGCTAGTCGATTCGCCGATCGTCGCCGGACGCTACGCCAGGACGTGGCCGCTAACCCAGCGCGTCTCGCTCGCCGTCTTTGCCGAGACGCCCGCCGAGCTCGCCGCCACTCCGGCGCAGATCGATGCGCACAAGCGTCTCGTCGATCAGGCGGTGAAGGCGTTCGGCAGCCAGCATTACGACAACTACACCTTCCTCCTGTCGATCAGTGACAATCTCGGCGGCATCGGGCTCGAACATCACCGCTCGAGCGAGAACGGCGTTACGCCGGGTTATTTCACCAAGTGGGACGACGGCCCCGGCCGCCGCAATCTGCTGCCGCACGAATATTCGCACAGCTGGAACGGAAAGTTCCGCCGCGGCGCCGATTCTTGGACGCCCGATTTCCGCACGCCGATGCGCAACTCGCTGCTGTGGGTGTACGAAGGGCAAACGCAATTCTGGGGCTATGTCCTCCAGGCGCGTTCGGGGATGGTGTCGAAGGCCGATACGCTCGACCAACTCGCCGCCACCGCGGCGCTCTACAACAGTCAGCCCGCGCGGCAGTGGCGCGACCTCCTCGATACGACCAACGATCCGATCATCTCGGCGCGCCGGCCCAAGGGCTGGTCGAGCTGGCAGCGCAGCGAGGATTATTACAGCGAGGGCATGCTCGTCTGGCTCGAGGTCGATTCGCAGCTGCGCGCGCTGTCAAGCGGGCGCAAGTCGATCGACGATTTCGCAAAGGCCTTCTTCGGCGTGCGTGACGGCGACTGGGGCGATCTCACCTACACGTTCGACGATCTCGTCACGACGCTCAACGCGATCCAGCCATATGACTGGCGCACGCTGCTGACGCAGCGCTTGACCGAGAACGCCAAAGGCGCGCCGCTGTCGGGGCTGGAACGCAACGGCTATCGCCTGATCTACACTGCCGATGCGCCACCGTCGTTCCGGCATGGTGAAAAGACGCGCAAGGTCGCCGATCTCACCTATTCGGGCGGGTTCGTCGTCGGTTCGGGCAACGAGGTGACGTCGGTCACCTGGGGGTCGCCCGCCTATGACGCGGGGCTGACGGTCGGCACGACGATCGTCTCGGTCGACGGCATGGCCTATTCCGACGATCGACTGAAAGGTGCGATCACCGCGGCAAAGGACGGCAAGGCACCGGTGCAGATGTGGGTCAAGAACGGCGAGCGTTACCGGCAAGTTGCGCTCGACTGGCACGGTGGCCTGCGCTACCCGCGGCTCGAGAAGATCGGCACGGGAGAGGCCGGTCTCGACCGATTGCTTGCGCCGCGCTGA
- a CDS encoding DUF1345 domain-containing protein, with protein MTNARGHFRLGNRIAPPRFILFALGVILGAAVAAAAGLPRGRALMIGFDVASLGFLASLAPLLDDRSAAMRRRAARNDANRTGLLALTVLVTLVILVAVANEVAQRGSPLGTALVIGTLALAWLFSNSAYALHYAHLYYSPGDAGDAGGLDFPGEKADEPNYWDFTYFAFTLGMTFQTSDVAIVSRTMRRVVIGHCLAAFVFNLGVLAFTINVLGN; from the coding sequence ATGACGAACGCGCGCGGCCACTTCCGCCTCGGCAACCGGATCGCGCCGCCGCGCTTCATCCTCTTCGCGCTTGGCGTAATCCTCGGCGCCGCGGTCGCCGCCGCTGCGGGGCTGCCCAGGGGCCGCGCGCTGATGATCGGCTTCGACGTCGCCAGCCTCGGCTTCCTCGCCTCGCTCGCGCCGCTACTCGACGATCGCAGCGCCGCGATGCGCCGCCGCGCCGCGCGCAACGATGCCAATCGCACCGGCTTGCTCGCGCTGACGGTGCTGGTGACGCTCGTGATTCTCGTCGCGGTCGCCAACGAGGTCGCGCAACGCGGCTCGCCGCTCGGCACCGCGCTCGTCATCGGCACGCTCGCGCTCGCCTGGCTATTCTCGAACTCCGCCTACGCGCTGCACTATGCCCACCTCTATTACTCGCCCGGTGATGCAGGTGATGCGGGCGGGCTCGACTTTCCCGGCGAGAAGGCCGACGAGCCCAATTACTGGGACTTCACCTATTTCGCCTTCACGCTCGGCATGACGTTCCAGACGTCGGATGTCGCGATCGTCTCACGCACGATGCGCCGCGTTGTCATCGGCCACTGCCTTGCCGCCTTCGTCTTCAACCTCGGCGTGCTTGCCTTCACGATCAACGTCCTGGGCAATTGA
- the hisS gene encoding histidine--tRNA ligase — translation MARIQTPNRVRGTQDIFGSEERRFARVLETFDRVRRLYCFQRVEIPMFEATEVFARSIGETTDVVSKEMYTFPDRGGDSLTLRPEFTAGIARAYLTEGWQQYAPLKLATSGAVFRYERPQKGRYRQFHQIDAEILGAPEPAADVELLTLADQLLRELGIADGVTLQLNTLGDAETRDAWRAALVAHFEAHRDALSEDSLKRLDKNPMRILDSKDPKDRPIADSAPDIDAYLTPEARAFFDAVTAGLDAAGVAWQRNARLVRGLDYYRHTAFEFVTDRLGAQGTVLAGGRYDGLVESLGGPATAGVGWAAGVERLAMLLEEPEAASKVVAVVSEDTGFDLTAVELVARLRRSGIAAEAFVSGSPKKRFDRALKTKPGATISLSRRDDAMNASLRNIALADQDVLAVRAALPSIVLA, via the coding sequence ATGGCGCGTATCCAGACCCCCAATCGCGTGCGCGGCACGCAGGACATCTTCGGCAGCGAGGAGCGCCGCTTCGCGCGCGTGCTCGAGACGTTCGATCGCGTACGCCGGCTCTATTGCTTCCAGCGCGTCGAGATCCCGATGTTCGAGGCGACCGAAGTATTCGCGCGCTCAATCGGCGAGACGACCGACGTCGTGTCGAAGGAGATGTACACCTTTCCCGATCGCGGCGGGGATTCGCTGACGCTGCGGCCCGAGTTCACCGCAGGGATCGCGCGTGCCTATCTGACCGAGGGGTGGCAGCAATATGCGCCGCTCAAGCTCGCGACGAGCGGCGCGGTGTTCCGCTACGAACGGCCGCAGAAGGGGCGGTATCGTCAGTTCCACCAGATCGACGCCGAGATACTGGGCGCGCCCGAGCCGGCGGCGGACGTCGAGCTGTTGACGCTTGCCGATCAGTTGCTGCGCGAGCTGGGCATCGCCGACGGCGTGACGCTGCAGCTCAACACGCTGGGGGATGCCGAGACGCGCGACGCGTGGCGCGCGGCGCTGGTGGCGCATTTCGAGGCGCATCGCGACGCGCTGAGCGAGGACAGCCTCAAGCGGCTCGACAAGAACCCGATGCGCATCCTCGATTCGAAGGACCCGAAGGATCGCCCGATCGCCGACAGTGCGCCCGATATCGACGCGTATCTGACGCCCGAGGCGCGCGCGTTCTTCGACGCGGTGACCGCGGGATTGGACGCCGCCGGCGTCGCGTGGCAGCGCAACGCGCGGCTGGTGCGCGGACTCGATTACTATCGCCACACTGCGTTTGAATTCGTCACTGACCGGCTCGGCGCGCAGGGGACGGTGCTGGCCGGCGGGCGTTACGACGGACTGGTCGAAAGCCTGGGCGGGCCGGCGACGGCGGGGGTTGGCTGGGCGGCGGGCGTCGAGCGGCTGGCAATGCTGCTGGAGGAGCCCGAGGCCGCCTCAAAGGTCGTCGCCGTCGTGTCCGAGGACACGGGCTTTGATCTCACCGCCGTCGAGCTGGTCGCGCGGCTGCGCCGCTCCGGGATCGCGGCGGAAGCGTTCGTGTCGGGGAGCCCCAAGAAACGCTTCGATCGGGCGCTGAAGACGAAGCCTGGAGCGACGATCTCGCTCAGCCGGCGAGACGACGCGATGAACGCCAGCTTGCGCAACATCGCGCTCGCCGATCAGGACGTGCTCGCCGTGCGGGCGGCGCTACCGTCGATCGTTCTTGCATGA
- the prfA gene encoding peptide chain release factor 1, with product MTAISLDRIRQIEARRDELAAQMATGDLPGDRFVAVSKEYAELEPVAQAAAEVRRLRQEAESLAFMTEDADAELRAMAADELRDNRAALEAADRRLALALLPRDAADERSAMLELRAGTGGDEAALFAGDLFRMYQRYAEGQGWRVELISASESDAGGYKEVVASVTGQGVFARLKFESGVHRVQRVPVTESGGRIHTSAATVAVLPEAEDVDVQIDDKDLRIDIYRSSGPGGQSVNTTDSAVRIVHIPTGLTVIQQDEKSQHKNKAKALKVLRTRLYEMERERLHAERAGARKSMVGSGDRSERIRTYNFPQGRVTDHRINLTLHRLPEILQGDMAELIGALIAQDEAERLASLSE from the coding sequence ATGACCGCGATCTCGCTCGATCGTATCCGCCAGATCGAGGCGCGGCGGGACGAACTCGCGGCGCAGATGGCTACGGGCGATCTGCCCGGCGACCGCTTCGTCGCGGTGTCGAAGGAATATGCCGAGCTCGAGCCTGTCGCGCAGGCGGCGGCGGAGGTGCGGCGGTTGCGGCAGGAGGCGGAAAGCCTCGCCTTCATGACCGAGGATGCCGACGCCGAACTGCGCGCGATGGCGGCGGACGAGCTGCGCGACAATCGCGCGGCGCTGGAGGCGGCGGACCGCCGGCTCGCACTCGCGCTGCTGCCGCGCGACGCCGCCGACGAGCGTTCGGCGATGCTCGAACTGCGCGCAGGCACGGGCGGCGACGAGGCGGCGCTGTTCGCGGGCGATCTGTTCCGCATGTATCAGCGCTATGCCGAGGGGCAGGGCTGGCGCGTCGAGCTGATCTCCGCGTCCGAGAGCGATGCGGGCGGCTACAAGGAAGTCGTCGCCAGCGTTACCGGGCAAGGCGTGTTCGCCAGGCTGAAGTTCGAGAGCGGCGTCCACCGCGTGCAGCGCGTGCCGGTGACGGAGAGTGGCGGGCGCATCCATACCTCCGCGGCGACCGTCGCGGTGCTGCCCGAAGCCGAGGACGTCGACGTGCAGATCGACGACAAGGATCTGCGCATCGACATCTATCGCTCGTCCGGGCCCGGCGGCCAGTCGGTCAATACCACCGACAGCGCGGTGCGCATCGTCCACATTCCCACCGGGCTGACGGTGATCCAGCAGGACGAGAAGTCGCAGCACAAGAACAAGGCCAAGGCGCTGAAGGTGCTGCGCACGCGGCTGTACGAGATGGAGCGCGAGCGGCTGCACGCCGAGCGGGCCGGCGCGCGCAAGTCGATGGTCGGCAGCGGCGATCGCTCCGAACGCATCCGGACGTACAATTTCCCGCAGGGGCGGGTGACCGATCATCGCATCAACCTGACGCTGCATCGGCTGCCCGAAATCCTGCAGGGCGACATGGCAGAGCTGATCGGCGCGCTGATCGCGCAGGACGAGGCGGAGCGGCTGGCGAGCCTGAGTGAGTGA
- the prmC gene encoding peptide chain release factor N(5)-glutamine methyltransferase, translated as MSEAGGARAALNAAAARFGFSSTARLDAELLLAHALGITRERLLLTLGDVVPPPGFAALVERRARHEPLAYITGTRAFWTIDLDVAPGVLIPRPDSETLIEAAVEHFAGTPGPRTILDLGTGSGALLLAALDQWPHASGVGIDASVVAITVAARNAARLAPGRATINAGDWTGTGARFDLVLCNPPYIAAAAALPHEVAGYEPASALFAGADGLDDYRRLAATLGPQIAPGGVACVEIGADQGQSAPSLFRAEGLTVTVRRDLAERDRCLVVTP; from the coding sequence GTGAGTGAGGCGGGCGGCGCACGTGCGGCGCTGAACGCGGCGGCGGCGCGCTTCGGCTTCTCCTCCACCGCGCGGCTCGATGCCGAACTGTTGCTCGCGCATGCGCTGGGCATCACGCGCGAGCGGCTGCTGCTGACGCTCGGCGACGTCGTGCCGCCGCCGGGCTTCGCCGCGCTGGTCGAGCGGCGCGCGCGGCACGAGCCGCTCGCCTATATCACCGGCACGCGCGCCTTCTGGACGATCGACCTCGACGTCGCGCCCGGCGTGCTGATCCCACGGCCGGACAGCGAGACGCTGATCGAAGCGGCCGTGGAGCATTTCGCGGGCACGCCGGGTCCGCGCACGATCCTCGACCTCGGCACGGGATCGGGCGCGCTGCTGCTCGCTGCGCTCGATCAATGGCCCCACGCGAGCGGCGTCGGCATCGACGCGTCGGTGGTGGCGATCACGGTGGCGGCGCGCAACGCGGCGCGGCTCGCGCCCGGCCGGGCGACGATCAACGCGGGCGACTGGACGGGGACGGGCGCACGGTTCGATCTCGTCCTGTGCAATCCGCCCTATATCGCGGCGGCGGCGGCGCTGCCGCATGAGGTGGCGGGGTACGAGCCGGCGAGCGCGCTGTTCGCCGGGGCCGACGGGCTCGACGATTATCGCCGGCTGGCGGCCACGTTGGGGCCGCAGATCGCGCCCGGGGGCGTTGCGTGCGTCGAGATCGGCGCCGACCAAGGCCAGTCCGCGCCATCGCTGTTTCGTGCCGAAGGGCTGACGGTGACCGTCCGCCGCGATCTTGCCGAGCGCGACCGTTGCCTCGTCGTCACGCCTTGA